One stretch of Serinicoccus hydrothermalis DNA includes these proteins:
- a CDS encoding UTP--glucose-1-phosphate uridylyltransferase, which yields MSTSAPGLDQALDRMQQAGVSRPAQDTFARHYENLAAGATGLIAEADVEPALPAAHLEEVQVSEDEARKALAATAVITLNGGLGTSMGLAGPKSLLPVRDDLTFLDITVRQVLALRERYDVRLPLTFMDSFSTQEATLEVLGRYPDLEVAGIPLDFLQSQEPKLRADDLTPVTWEADPRLEWCPPGHGDLYPSLLASGMLDRLVEEGFRYAFVSNVDNLGAAADGRVAAWFAASGAGFAAEVCRRTEMDKKGGHLVRRRADGRLVLRDTAQTAEEEMVHFMDGDKHPYVNTNNLWFDLERLRAMLAERDGVMELPLIRNAKTVDPTDKGSTPVVQIESAMGSAVELFDDAASIAVTRDRFVPVKTTNELALLRSDVYAVDDTSFRLRRTVDPAPVVDLDKAHYGMIGDFDERFPAGVPSLVEATRLEVEGDWHFGRDVRVVGSAVLGPEGGTVEDGSTLGSA from the coding sequence ATGAGCACCAGCGCACCAGGACTCGACCAGGCCCTTGACCGTATGCAGCAGGCCGGCGTCAGCCGGCCGGCGCAGGACACCTTCGCCCGCCACTACGAGAACCTCGCGGCCGGGGCGACCGGGCTCATCGCCGAGGCGGACGTGGAGCCGGCCCTGCCCGCCGCCCATCTCGAGGAGGTGCAGGTCAGCGAGGACGAGGCGCGCAAGGCCCTCGCCGCGACCGCCGTCATCACCCTCAACGGCGGGCTCGGCACCTCGATGGGGCTGGCCGGCCCCAAGTCGCTGCTCCCGGTCCGCGACGACCTGACCTTCCTCGACATCACGGTGCGTCAGGTGCTCGCGCTGCGGGAGCGCTACGACGTCCGCCTGCCGCTGACCTTCATGGACAGCTTCTCCACCCAGGAGGCGACGCTCGAGGTCCTGGGGCGCTACCCCGACCTGGAGGTGGCGGGCATACCGCTGGACTTCCTGCAGAGCCAGGAGCCCAAGCTGCGGGCCGACGACCTCACCCCCGTCACGTGGGAGGCCGACCCGCGGCTGGAGTGGTGCCCGCCCGGCCACGGCGACCTCTACCCCTCGCTGCTGGCGAGCGGGATGCTCGACCGGCTGGTGGAGGAGGGCTTCCGCTACGCCTTCGTCTCCAACGTCGACAACCTGGGGGCCGCCGCCGACGGGCGGGTCGCCGCATGGTTCGCGGCCAGCGGCGCCGGCTTCGCCGCCGAGGTCTGCCGCCGGACCGAGATGGACAAGAAGGGCGGCCACCTCGTCCGGCGCCGCGCGGACGGCCGGCTGGTGCTGCGCGACACCGCGCAGACCGCCGAGGAGGAGATGGTCCACTTCATGGACGGCGACAAGCACCCCTACGTCAACACCAACAACCTCTGGTTCGACCTGGAGCGGCTGCGCGCGATGCTCGCCGAGCGGGACGGGGTCATGGAGCTGCCCCTCATCCGCAACGCCAAGACCGTCGACCCCACCGACAAGGGCTCCACCCCGGTCGTCCAGATCGAGTCGGCGATGGGCAGCGCCGTCGAGCTCTTCGACGACGCCGCCTCGATCGCCGTGACCCGCGACCGCTTCGTGCCGGTCAAGACCACCAACGAGCTCGCCCTGCTCCGCTCGGACGTGTATGCCGTCGACGACACCTCCTTCCGGCTGCGCCGCACCGTGGACCCGGCGCCCGTGGTCGACCTGGACAAGGCGCACTACGGGATGATCGGCGACTTCGACGAGCGCTTCCCGGCCGGCGTGCCCTCGCTGGTGGAGGCGACCCGGCTGGAGGTCGAGGGCGACTGGCACTTCGGCCGCGACGTCCGCGTCGTCGGCTCCGCGGTCCTGGGGCCGGAGGGCGGCACCGTCGAGGACGGGTCGACGCTGGGCAGCGCGTGA
- a CDS encoding carbohydrate ABC transporter permease, producing MSISTDTADEAGTTPAKSTAPRKLTKAEQRAVDAKTKLSSPWASVIAIVIAVLWSIPTLGLFVTSFRPEIDIRTSGWWTFFSNPQVTWANYDAVLYGGSTNFIDVFINTIVITLPAVIIPITLALLAAYAFAWLEFRGRNVLFVAVFALQIVPIQITMIPLLTQYNNWGIVGSFWPIWLSHTIFALPLAIFLLHNFMMDIPRSLVEAARVDGAGHVKIFFQVLLPLLVPAIAAFGIFQFLWVWNDLLVGLVFGSAQEVAPLTVRLADLTGTRGTAWHLLSAGAFVAMVVPVTVFLLLQRYFVRGLLAGGVKG from the coding sequence ATGAGCATCAGCACCGACACCGCCGACGAGGCCGGGACCACCCCGGCCAAGAGCACCGCACCGCGCAAGCTCACCAAGGCCGAGCAGCGTGCGGTCGACGCGAAGACCAAGCTGTCCTCGCCGTGGGCCAGCGTCATCGCGATCGTCATCGCCGTGCTGTGGAGCATCCCGACGCTCGGGCTGTTCGTCACCTCCTTCCGCCCGGAGATCGACATCCGCACCTCGGGATGGTGGACCTTCTTCAGCAACCCGCAGGTGACCTGGGCCAACTACGACGCGGTGCTCTACGGAGGCTCGACGAACTTCATCGATGTCTTCATCAACACCATCGTCATCACGTTGCCCGCCGTCATCATCCCGATCACGCTGGCACTGCTGGCGGCCTACGCCTTCGCGTGGCTGGAGTTCCGGGGCCGCAACGTCCTGTTCGTCGCGGTCTTCGCGCTGCAAATCGTCCCGATCCAGATCACGATGATCCCGCTGCTGACGCAGTACAACAACTGGGGCATCGTCGGGTCGTTCTGGCCGATCTGGCTCTCGCACACGATCTTCGCGCTGCCGCTGGCGATCTTCCTCCTGCACAACTTCATGATGGACATCCCCCGGTCCCTCGTGGAGGCGGCACGCGTCGACGGGGCGGGGCACGTGAAGATCTTCTTCCAGGTGCTGCTGCCCCTGCTCGTGCCGGCGATCGCGGCATTCGGGATCTTCCAGTTCCTCTGGGTCTGGAACGACCTGCTCGTCGGCCTGGTCTTCGGATCGGCGCAGGAGGTGGCGCCGCTGACGGTCCGCCTGGCGGACCTCACCGGCACGCGCGGGACCGCCTGGCACCTGCTGTCGGCCGGTGCCTTCGTCGCCATGGTCGTCCCGGTGACCGTCTTCCTGCTGCTGCAGCGCTACTTCGTCCGTGGTCTGCTGGCCGGCGGCGTGAAGGGCTGA
- a CDS encoding carbohydrate ABC transporter permease yields the protein MEFLLNTGTPVEKFLVMGIAILLFVAVMALVLFLADRPRMPLWITVLAFLGPAALLVVFGLVYPAIVTIMNSFRSDNGQDWVGVQNYADVFGNSALRIVLLNTFLWVILVPLLSAAIGLVYAVLVDRTRFEKLAKTLVFLPMAISMVGASIIWKFVYDFKPTDRPQTGLANQLLVWLGFDSQQFLLTWPWNTFFLIAVMIWIQSGFAMTILSASIKAIPDDIIEAAKLDGVSNWQMFRSVTVPSIRPAVVVVITTIAMATLKVFDIVFTMTGGNFDTSIVANEFYTRSFVRGEGGIGASLAVLLFVMVVPVVVYNVRQMKLAEEQR from the coding sequence ATGGAGTTTTTGCTCAACACCGGGACACCGGTGGAGAAGTTCCTCGTCATGGGGATCGCAATCCTGCTGTTCGTCGCAGTGATGGCACTCGTGCTCTTCCTCGCCGACCGCCCTCGGATGCCGCTGTGGATCACGGTGCTGGCGTTCCTGGGCCCGGCCGCCCTGCTGGTCGTCTTCGGGCTGGTCTACCCCGCCATCGTGACGATCATGAACTCGTTCCGCAGCGACAACGGCCAGGACTGGGTCGGTGTCCAGAACTACGCCGACGTCTTCGGCAACTCGGCGCTGCGGATCGTGCTGCTCAACACCTTCCTGTGGGTGATCCTGGTGCCGCTGCTGTCGGCGGCGATCGGGCTGGTGTATGCCGTGCTCGTGGACCGGACCCGCTTCGAGAAGCTCGCCAAGACCCTGGTCTTCCTCCCGATGGCGATCTCGATGGTCGGGGCGAGCATCATCTGGAAGTTCGTCTACGACTTCAAGCCCACCGACCGGCCCCAGACGGGCCTGGCCAATCAGCTGCTGGTCTGGCTCGGCTTCGACAGCCAGCAGTTCCTGCTCACCTGGCCCTGGAACACCTTCTTCCTCATCGCGGTGATGATCTGGATCCAGTCGGGCTTCGCGATGACGATCCTGTCGGCCTCGATCAAGGCGATCCCGGACGACATCATCGAGGCCGCCAAGCTCGACGGCGTCAGCAACTGGCAGATGTTCCGCTCGGTGACCGTCCCGTCCATCCGTCCGGCCGTCGTCGTCGTCATCACCACGATCGCGATGGCGACCCTCAAGGTCTTCGACATCGTCTTCACGATGACCGGCGGCAACTTCGACACCTCGATCGTGGCCAACGAGTTCTACACCCGGAGCTTCGTGCGCGGTGAGGGTGGCATCGGTGCCAGCCTCGCGGTGCTGCTCTTCGTCATGGTCGTCCCGGTCGTGGTCTACAACGTGCGCCAGATGAAGCTGGCGGAGGAGCAGCGATGA
- a CDS encoding DUF1295 domain-containing protein, translating into MKSLLLVAAATLGGLLLALAASDGGQRLGGGLPLMLLLVLIAYVVNWVVYVPSYRAQTERFFDLTGSLTFQLVAVLALVLVDDRDARSWVLAAMVLVWALRLGIFLFRRVSKAGKDGRFDELKKDWRRFLVVWTTQGLWVTFTAGAALAAITSGDREPLGVLGYAGILVWLAGIGFESVADAQKSAFKADPANEGEFIRTGLWSISRHPNYVGEILLWTGVALVAVAPLSGWQHVTLVSPVLIYLLLRFGSGVPALERRADERWGDREDYQAYKASTPVLFPFGAR; encoded by the coding sequence GTGAAAAGCCTTCTCCTCGTCGCGGCTGCGACCCTCGGCGGTCTGCTCCTCGCGCTCGCCGCGTCCGACGGCGGCCAGCGCCTCGGCGGTGGCCTGCCGCTGATGCTCCTGCTGGTGCTCATCGCCTACGTCGTCAACTGGGTCGTCTACGTCCCCTCCTACCGGGCGCAGACCGAGCGCTTCTTCGACCTCACCGGCTCCCTCACCTTCCAGCTGGTGGCCGTGCTCGCCCTCGTCCTCGTCGACGACCGCGACGCGCGCAGCTGGGTGCTCGCGGCGATGGTCCTGGTCTGGGCGCTGCGCCTCGGGATCTTCCTCTTCCGCCGGGTCTCCAAGGCCGGCAAGGACGGCCGCTTCGACGAGCTCAAGAAGGACTGGCGCCGGTTCCTCGTGGTCTGGACGACGCAGGGGCTGTGGGTGACGTTCACCGCGGGCGCCGCCCTGGCCGCGATCACCTCCGGGGACCGGGAGCCGCTGGGCGTCCTCGGGTATGCCGGGATCCTGGTCTGGTTGGCCGGCATCGGCTTCGAGTCGGTCGCCGACGCGCAGAAGTCGGCCTTCAAGGCCGACCCGGCGAACGAGGGCGAGTTCATCCGCACCGGGCTGTGGTCGATCTCGCGGCACCCCAACTACGTCGGCGAGATCCTGCTGTGGACCGGGGTCGCCCTGGTCGCGGTCGCCCCGCTGTCCGGCTGGCAGCACGTCACCCTCGTCTCCCCCGTGCTCATCTACCTGCTGCTGCGCTTCGGCAGCGGCGTCCCGGCGCTCGAGCGGCGCGCCGACGAGCGGTGGGGCGACCGCGAGGACTACCAGGCCTACAAGGCGAGCACCCCGGTCCTCTTCCCGTTCGGGGCACGCTGA